The genomic window GTAATTAAgtacttaaataataaatatgataaacaTGGCCACTAAAAACTACTTAAAGATAAAGATTGATATCAGCAACAAGGTTGAATAGCATCATTTCACTTACCACATTTTattcatacattttcattcaTTAATCACCCACTTTGCCCATTGTAGACTTCAGTGAACAAGAaggatatatgaaatataatcaCGAAGTATATGAGCATGTAAGTGCTAGAATATCACGAACGCTAATAGTGTTAGAACACAAGCACCAAAATGCTAAATTCACGAGCGCGCTAAGAAATTcctaatggcatgccatctatatccataAGTTCAAAATTTGTCTACATGGGCTTTAACATTATTATAAATCCAATATTAATCACAAGCACAATCAAGTTTCATAATTTCATTATCACAcataacttttcaacattttacaatctagtcctttttacaCACATATCTTcacataaaaaataatcatattcGTTTACTACTTCCTTGAATTATTCACATATTTATTAAGctactgtaacaacccgattttcaaCGGTGTCGAAAACAACAGTTTTGGAACCCCATTTTTTGTAAATTgggtccgtaaatattaaattaaaatatttacaaaattggtataatagtttattaaagttttgtcctttaaattttttctattaattgtttaattaaggtacaaggactaaattataaaaatttttcaTTATAGGCTTTTAATTGGCCAAAGGTCTAGGGGTTTAAATTGTAATTAGCCAAAggtttaaaatggtaattaaaccattttgtaACATATTTTAGTGCTTGATGAATCCATTAAATTTTCTTAAGGTTAATTAGTTAAGCTTAagttaattaaacttaattaattaatccctaattattttatataagctAAAACTAAATATGAAAGAGCCATTTCATTCCTTCATCTTCTCCATCCgtgagaaaagaaagaaaccctAAGAAAATTCAAGCTTTCAGTCAACAATTGGTGCATGTAATTAagtatttttcttgtaatttttatgtttttgaggtcatgagagcttgatttagctagcccatgtaccaatttgtaaaattgttaaagtttttgaaaattttcattgatGATTGCTTGAATAAATTGGTGTTCAATTGTTAGATTctaagcttagatgtgaaaaaggactagattgtaaagtgtAATCGTTAGTTTTTGTCAAAAggaaaaaagtgtaaaaattgaatatttgatGTGAAATTTCAGTAATTATTGATAGTAGAGATTCCTAAAAGGATAAATTTGAGACCGGTTTTGAAATCaaaactcaaatttgaaagttatagcTAATTcagctttagggactaaattgaataaaatgtaaaattttagggtcacttgaaaattaaaattggATTGATTCATGCATATAATAGGATGTTATAAAATGTTTGGAATTGACAAATTGAACCAAATTATTGTATAGATTGAGAATTGAACCAAACCGAATATAATTAGGGAAAAGTTAAAATTGTTGATTAGTTCTTAAAGACTTGTTCGTTTGTTGTGGTAGGTTCATATGGAACCTACTGCTTtgtttcattttataatttatttgtaattatttttcttattagtttatataAATGTGAAATTGGTGATTTTGGCATAAACTAAACTAATGGTctgtttgtttgccagtaaaatgttttccgtaaaatgatttctggaaaatgatttacttttctggaaaatgatttacgaaaaatattttctggtgtttggatgaatctgtgtaaaatattttctactgtttggcagatttcctaaaaatattttccggaaaagttgtttttacatatattaatatatattaatgaatttttatattttaaattatttttacatatattgcaatgatttatttataattaaataaatcaaattaaatgagGGTATTTGATTTCCTCAGAGATGAGAATTCTCGAAATGAGGTATTCCAATGCAGCTTCATATTCCATGATTGATATTGAAAGacacaaatttaactcaatttgtTTATGTTTCTTGTTTGGCTTGCATAGTTTTTATCTGACTTGTCTTATTTTAGGCATTCGAATATGGAAACCTTATATTATAGTTAACATCATAATTTTTCTTTGTCTTTTAATTTGGTATTCGAATTTAGAACcattaaataaaattacatgTTGGTTTCTTCTGGATACAGTGGTATATTCTTTCTAACGGTGGAGTTGTCCAAGAAATGGCTCACATTGCTAATGGCAGGGATACAGGCAATTGTGTTTCACTACTTCGAGTCAATGTAGGTCCATTTCTTTGATTAATTTGTCCAAATTcactttgaataatatatgaatcTTGAAAACATATCAAATGATCACATGCAGAGTGCAAATTCAAGCCAAACCAACATGCTGATATTACAATATAGTTGCACTGATCCAACAGCTTCATTTGTAATCTATGCTATTGTCGACATTGTTGCAATGAATGTGGTTCTAAATGGTAGCGACCCTGACTATGCCGCCCTTCTTCCATCGGGTTTCGCTATTCTTCCGGATGGGAGTAGTGGGAGCACTGGAAGCGGCATGGCTGATGCGGGTGGCAGCTCAGGTGGATCACTTCTAACTGTTGCGTTTCAGATTTTGGTGGACTCAATTCCTACTGCAAAACTATCTCTTGGATCGGTTGCAACAGTTAACAATTTGATTGCATGTACGGTTGAAAGGATAAAAGTTTCTCTATCATGCGAGAATGCATGAACTGGCACAGCCTTCATGGTTTAGGTACCAAGGTATGTTAGCATAGTTCTTTACCTTGCAGTTTTCTATACATGCATATGTAAATAGATTTGGAGATATGAATTACATAATTAAGGACCTTCCTTTGTAGTCGAACATGCTAGATATCAAATGAACATTCATCACCCCTTTTCTCTAGCATCAAATACTAACAGGTCATTAAGTGCTAACAAATACTAACAAATACTAACAGATCAGTAAGTGCTAACCAGAGAAAGGCACATATGCCAATTCATACATTAATCATACATTGCTCACTTGACTAACATTAATCATTTTTTTCATGTAATTTAGCCAATCAGTCCACATGTCAATTCCATATGCTATAAACCAtaccaaaattaccaaaattcatGAAATAGGCACATATGTATTTACCTACCATCAACCAAATATAACAGTTCATCACTGCCATTTCGCAAATAATACGTAAACAAATTACAGTAAAAATGTAAATCAATAATAAACCATACCCAAATACATCCAACAACCATGCTTAATTCACTTGAACCGAATTATAACAACCACAAATGCATATTATACCAAATCATATATCAAGCACACCACAAACATATAACAACCACAAATGCCATGCCATTAGCAGACCAGAATCAAGAAATAAGGCATTCCAAAGACGCTCAACACCAAGCTCTTATGAAAATATCAACCAAGGCCACTAACAGGAGTAAGAATGCTGAGGTAGAGGCTAGGACAGCAAGAACTGTATAGCTGGAGGTCAAGCATAAAAAGAAATTAGAACCGTGTCAGTACCATATTTGAGCTTTTTCTGTCCCAACTCTGGCATGCCCCGTACATTTCCTTTTACCCTCAATAGATAATGCAATGCATCacatttaaagatt from Gossypium hirsutum isolate 1008001.06 chromosome D12, Gossypium_hirsutum_v2.1, whole genome shotgun sequence includes these protein-coding regions:
- the LOC107945252 gene encoding homeobox-leucine zipper protein HDG2 translates to MAHIANGRDTGNCVSLLRVNSANSSQTNMLILQYSCTDPTASFVIYAIVDIVAMNVVLNGSDPDYAALLPSGFAILPDGSSGSTGSGMADAGGSSGGSLLTVAFQILVDSIPTAKLSLGSVATVNNLIACTVERIKVSLSCENA